CGCACCGGCGGTTATGGCTTTGAACAATCAACGAAGAGCGCCGAGACATCTCGCTTTGGGTCTGGCCGATCCTCAGATCATCGTTCCAGAAACTGCCTACGCCGAAGCCCAACAAAACAACCGTCGAAGCTTGATTGGTCGTGTTCTCTCCCCAAGAAGATTGGATCTCCACGGGTTGCTTGACAGGCTCCCTCTGGACTGGCACGCCGATAGATCTCGATTGCGCGGCCGCATCAACGGCGGCGGGAAGTTCCAGTTCCTGTTCGAGACGGAGCGCGATATGGAGATGGTTCTCTGGTCCGGTCCTTACACGTACGACGGATGGCTCGTCGTGTTGCAGCGTTGGGAGGACGAACCAGGTCCTGATTTTCTGAAATCGATCCCGATGTGGGTGAAGATTCGAGGGATCCCGGTTCGGTATTTGTCCGAAGGAACGGTTCGTGAGATTGTTAAGGGTATGGGTGAGATAATGGAGGTTGACTTAGATGATAAGACTTTTGATGTGCGTTTCGTGCGTGCTCGCGTGGATGTTTCTGTGGAGACAAGACTGTGTTTCAAGAAAGTGGTTAGGTTTGAGTCCGGAGAGGTTAAGGTTGTGAGTTTAAGTTATGAGGACATTGCGTGTAACACAGCGCGGTTCAGGTTCTGTCGGAACTGTGGTGGTTTGAAGCATCTTAAAAAGTCTTGTAAACTCGTTTGGGTTGATGTTCCTGACCCTAATGAGCGTGCTCTCTCCCCACCGCCTCCAGATGCTAGTTTTGATGGCTCTGCTGAGAACAATGGTGAAAGGGGAACTTCTTCGGGTACTTTGGAGGGGGGGGGGGCTCGAACCAGCCAGTGAAGATGTTGAGCATCAGCAGATGCAAGGTCTTGATGGGGTTGATGGAGGTGATGGTAAGCAGGTGCAGTCTGAAATGGTTGGAACTTCAGCAGAAGGGTCTAAAAGGAAGTTTGAAGCAGTGGAGGAGGATGATGGTGTTCTGGAAAAGAGGATTCGAGGAAGCTCTGACGAAACCCCAAACCACTTGGAGAAGAATGATCTCATGAAGGTTATAACTGTCAGGGATCTAGGTTCGTAGACATTTTCTTGACAGTTTTCAATGTCTTTTTGGTGATCAAAAAGGCTTAGTGTTTTGTTTTCGGTAGAAGCAAGTAGAATAGAACAGTATGTAGTGGTACCATTTAATATGGGAAATGCTCGGGGTAATCGGTGTGGTGTATGTCGGATTGTCCAGATAGTGTTTGTTTCATTACGGTCTCGTCTTTTGCTGGTTATATGAAAAAGACTCGTTGTGACTTGGGTTATTATGATGCACTCTTTacgttatatattaaattatcaaAGTAGTTTATTTGCATGTTTAGGTTATTATGATGCACTCTTTAGGTTATTATTATGACTCGTTATGACTTAGGTTATTATGATGCACTCATTACATGTTTTATTTTGTCAAccttattaataataaaaatgctATGACCTTAGCATGATTTGAAGTAGTCATGAGTGTCTATTTCTGAGAATACCAAAATATGGCAGTGCCTCCTATTATAAAAgggaattcggccaaaaaaaacacGAACTTTGCaggaattgccaaaagaaacctgTACTCGAGCCTGGCCAATAAAACCCTGCATTTTTGTTGACTTTTATAGTTTATTAAGAAACTTACGATTGACTGACCATATTCACACACCGTTAACCGACAGTTACGACAGTGTTAACTAACCGTTAAATACTGCCGTTtagtgaaacgacgtcgtttcatccaGTTGTTTTGTTTAAGACAAAATCTCAAGACGCCGTCgttttgtttgataaaaattgtttttggtTGGATTCGAACTCCTGAACTCGTGGTCCTTAGGGGGTGGGGGTGGGGGtttgccactgagctagtggactttTCGAAAGATTACCACacatatttagttttattgatcaaaatatgTGGATGATCGATTTGAGGATTAATCAAATcgtaaccctaatttctcagaaactcaaatcgatttggggattaGTCTCTGTAGATGGTGAAGACGAAGttcacaaggaatggaaaggagGTAGTGATTTGGGGAGCGATGAGGAATTTCGATTACGGGAGTTAAGAAGCGGTTCAACAGTCGAAGAAGGGTGGAAAAGGTGGTGATGAGAGTGCGTCTGAACCTAAGGGAGCGGCGAAGAAGGGTGGAAAAGGTGGTGATGAGAGTGCGTCTGAACCTAAGGGAGCGGCGAAGAAGGGTGGAAAACGCGGTGCTTCTGTGAGTTTGTCATCGCCGGAGAGATCGAGGAAGAGTAAAAGAGTTGAAGGGATATCGATGTTGGCATCTACAGAGGCGTCGAAGACAAGGCGTGGGACACAATATGGTTCACCTGTGTCATCTCCGGAGAAGGTTACGAGGCGTGGGACACCATACGGTGGTTCAACTCCGTCTCCGAGACAAtcgaagaagcagaaggttactGGTGTTCTAACTGTGTCTCCTCCTCCTGGAAACTCGAAGAATAAGCAggtagatgaagaagaagaagaatatccCCAGAAGGAGacaaatgaagaagaggaaTTTGGAAATATAGAAGATGATGGTAAGCGAGAATTAGAAGATGGCCTGCTTGAATTAGAGAATGAGAATGGTATTGGTGGCATTGAGGAAGAAAACTGTAGAGATTTGGGTCTACTGTTTGGTGATGAAGCAAGAAATGATGACTGTGAGGTTGATGAAGACGAAGGGGATGATGATGCATGGGATGATGATAAAATCCCTGATCCTGTGTCATCAgatgatgagaatgaaaagGAGATGATACCTGCGGAAGCTTACAGAGCAGACACTGATCCAACGGAGCTCCTTCGGCTTGGCAAGACATTTTCAGATGCTGAGGACTTCAAACATACTTGTCTGAGATATACACTCAAAACCAGATACAACATCAAGTACTACAGATCCAGTAGCTTGAAGATGGGTGCAAAATGTGCTGCTgaaatgagagatgatgaggatcCATGTCCTTGGATGGTCTATTGTTCTTACGATAAGAGGAAACAGAACCTGATGGTAAAGACATACGTCAATGACCATAAGTGTGAGAAGACAGGGCAGTCGAGGATACTTAAGAGGTCAGCAATTGCAAGTCTATTTGCTGAGAGGTTAAGGCTGAATCCTAAGATCACAGCGAAGGAGATACAGGCTGAGATCTTAAGGGAGTATAAGATGGAAGTCAAGGAAAACTCGTGCATTAAGGCCAAGACGAAGTTGATGAGAGAAAGGAGGAAGACACATGAGGAGCATTTTGATAAAATCTGGGATTACCAAGCAGAGATCTTCAGGAGCAATTCTGGATCAACCATGGACATTGAGACCATACCAGGAGCCACAGTTGGAAGTACGCAGAGGTTCTACAGGCTCTACATGTGTTTCCAAGCACAAAAAGAAGCATGGAAGAAGACTTGTAGGCCAGTTATTGGCTTAGATGGAGCTTTTTTGAAATGGGACATCAAGGGACAGTTGTTGGCTGCTGTCGGAAGAGATGGAGACAATAGGATTGTCCCTATTGCTTGGGCTGTAGTGGAGATAGAGAATGATACAAACTGGGATTGGTTTGTGAAGCGTTTGGTCTTGGATTTGGGATTGGAAGATGGGAAAAGATTTGTTATCATGTCTGACAAACAAAAGGTAAACACTTTGCTTTCTTGTTTGATTCTGTGAATGTTTGATTCtagtttctgattttttttttttttgatcttgTAGGGATTAGTGAAGGCAGTTCATACCCTCCTTCCAGAAGCTGAGCATCGGCAGTGTTGTCGACATATATACGAGAACTGGAGGAAAGGTGGAAAGGATCTAATGTTACAGAGGTTCTTCTGGTTGATTGCAAGGAGCTACACTCCTGGTATGTTCAACTACCACATGGCTGAGCTTAAGACCTATGATTCTGGTGCACATGCATCTCTGATAAAGACGAAGCCAGAGACTTGGTCTAGAGCTTTCTTCAAGATAGGCTCCTACTGCAATGATAATCTGAACAACTTGTGTGAGTCCTTCAACAAGACCATCAGGGAGGCTAGGAAGAAGCCTCTGCTCGACATGTTAGAGGAGATAAGGGGCTAATGTATGACTAGGAACTACAATAGGTCTAAGATGGCTACCGACAGGAAGACTAGGTTCACCATGAAGACACATAAAGCTTTAGACAGAGTTGAGAAGAAGTCCAAAGAGTGTATACTGCGTTTGGCAATTGGGCCAGAGACTGAGGTGGAGCATGAAGACCTGTCATATGTTGTGAgtttggagaaggagacttGTGCATGTCGAAGCTGGCAAATGAATGGTATTCCATGCATCCATGCTGCTAAGGTCATCCTTGGTGCGAAAAGAAAGCTTTCTGAATTTGTTGCTCCTTGCTACACAACTTCTAGGTGGCGCGAAACGTACAGTTATGGGATCATCCGGTAAATGGGATGATAGAGTGGCCTCAGACCAATAGATTAGGTGTGATTCCACCACCTAATCGAAAGGGAAATCCTGGTAGGCCTAGGAACCATGATAGAAAGAAGGGAGCTAATGAGAATGTGTCTACCACCAAGCTGAGCCGTGTGAACAGAGTTATGACATGCTCTAATTGCAAAGAAGAAGGTCACTACAAAAATACATGTCGGAATGCTTCTGTTGAGAGTCCAGCTAAGAAACCGAGAGGCAGACCAAGGAAAAATCAGGTTATGTTCTTAGTTTTTTAGCTATTGGTAATGTGTCTGCGTTTTTTGATGTTATTGACGATTCATTTATATGATATAGGGACTACATTTTCAAGACTCACAAGCTGAAGCCTCACAAGCTCACTCGTCACAAGCTCACTCGTCACAAGCTCAAGCATCACCATGGGAAATTTCACAATCTTCACAAGCTTCACAAGGTCAAGCATCACAGACAGGAGCGTGGGGAAGATGGTTTTAGATCAATTTAAATGCTTTTGGAACAAGAACTACTCTTTTGTTTATCTATGTTTAAATGCTTATGTTTACTCTTGTGCTTTTGGAACAAGATGGTGTCTCTCTCGGAATGCTTTTGTATGATGGTTTACTCTATGCTTTTGTAACAAGATGTTGTCTTTTTGGTGTGTTCATGATGTTGTTTTAACTACTACCGATTTACATAAACCATAAGTCGAAATCTTTAGAATAACATAAACAGTCTTACAACATTAGACTCAAATAAACCATGAGTTCAAATCACTGAAACCATTACAATAACATAAATAGAGTCTCCTAGTAGCTATTCAAAGACAACCCATTTGCTTTATCAAACATGATCAACACAAGACATGCGATAATGCTTAAGAAAACCATCACAAAACCCACTTTCATGATCACATTCAGCTTCTTAAGTTCACTGCTCGCCTTCCTAACATCTTCTTTCAACTCTTCCTCTGCAGTTTTGAAGCTTTCGATCtccattttaattttcatgaGATCCGATGCAAAGCACTCGATTTTTGGCAATGCATCCTGAACCTCTTCGTAGACAGCTTCATCTACCCATTTATACAAGTGATCTTGGAAAAAAAGAATCATGATTGACTATTACATCTCACTACCTAGCTATTGAAGCTTTTATGTTCAAACAATTTCTTAAACACAATCAGTTGCACccataatcaaataaaacacTTACATTTCGAAACGTTGGGCATCTAAAGAAGGTTCTTCCTGGATTCTGCTTCGATTTTGATGTGTATATCGCAGTGCTTCGACCACACTCGCATTTCTCCGGAATACCACGAATACCCATCGCATTGACAGACGAATCCTCACAACCCGAACTCATCATGCGATACTCGAAGAAGGAAAGGAGGGAATCGAGCTTGAAGAGGAAACACGATTTGAGATTTTGGGAATTTAGGGTTCGTGTTCGTTAAAAAATTGAAGACGAAGAGGAAAACGTCGTCGtttcttttttattcatttaccTCATAtttcatagtttaaaaataactcTGTTCATCAATCCATTGAaaagtccactagctcagtggcaCAACCCCTACCATTGATCACGAGTGCACGAGTTCGACCCGCGGAAGGcacatatttttaataacaaagcTACCTAAAACGATGTCGTTTCATTCATTTGTCTTTAATGAGACAAAGAGATAAAACGAGGTCGTCCTAATTAACGCCCCCAATTAACGTCGCTTAAAGCCGTCTTAAATATCTGTTAACTCTTCTAACGGTGTGTTAATCTGGTCAGTCAATCCTAAGTTGCTTAATAAACTGaaaaagtcaacaaaagtaTGGTGTTTTTTTGGCCAACCAATATGTCgaggtttcttttggcaattcctGCAAAGTTCGTGTTTTTTTTTGCCGAATTCCCTATTATAAAACCATATCTTGTTTGTAACCGAGTTTTATAGGAATCTAATAAATATCGTACgctgacaaaaataaaaaaaataataataaagtacaGTTATCTCACTCTATGATGCGCCACATAGGATTCCACCTCATTAAATCGGCTTTCATGTGACACATGTGCACATCGTTGATTTCGTTTAATTTGTTATGGACTTTTACCAAGTGGCCTTggattaaaattaacaaaagttaAATCCATTCACCTTCGCCTTCTCGCCTTCAACTCAGGACAATAGCAACTTTCATATTTAGGGTTCTTCATCCTTCTTCAATCTCTGACAATGGAATTCCAGGATGGTGTGTGAGCAGAATCGTCATGAGGAATCTCTGGGTCGACATTCAATGCTGTCGTTTTGTATTACGTTCTTCTCCTCTGAAAAGGTCAACTTTCATCCCTTAATAAACATCATCCTCGCAAGAAACTTAATTTTCGTTATAACTGTTCACTCATCTATCCTTCTCGCTATTAGGTAATTGATAACTTTGTGCAGAAGCCTTTGCTAACTGGATCTCTCCTTCGTGCCCGTTCTATTGGTACAATTCCTCATTGATCAAAACCCAAAATTCTGTATTTTGCTCTTGACATTAGTAAGAAACCATGGAATCAACTTGCAGTGtgaaaaaattgattcaaagTCACTGTGAAGCTCATGGATTGTTGTTATCAGGCCAACAAGCTTTATAATCAAGTACGAAGCCATGGATAAAGGTAACTCGGTATGTAAGTTttctccatatatatatatatatatatatatatatatatatacataaatactcCGGTTTCTTTCAGGAACCGAACTTCTTCAGTGAATCCtcaggtattaacgacgataaCTTCTCCGATATGATATACTATATGTCCAGAAAAAGCATTCAACAACAAAAGCAAACGATGCAGCAGAAGCATCAACTGTCTCCGTCGGGATTTAGAGCAACACCTAGCCTCGCAGGCGTGATGCAGTTTGCGCACTTTGGTCCGAAACTGGCGTTGAACCAGACCAGAAATCAAAATGATCAAGAAACCGGGATGGACCCAGATTATTTCTTGAAGTTACCAGTCTTAAATATTAAGATATAGGCCAACGTGTTTCTCGAAGAAAAGGAGAATCAAGATGATGAAAATAACAACTCCGTGCAACTCGCTTTTactggaggagaagaagaagaaggagatagaGAGAACAAGAATGACTTCACAAAGGAGTTAAAGAGCAAGAGGAAGAGAACAAAAACAAGCAAGACAAGTGAAGAAGTAGAAAGCCAACGAACGACTTATATCGCAGTCGTTAAAAGAGCCCTATGAAGAAAATGAACGAGCATCTTCATGTCCTCAGGTCTCTTATGCATGGATCTTACGTTCAAAGGGCATCCTAATAACGCATATACTTCTTTTTTGAATTCATATATCTTCAAACATTATTTGGTATGCATGTATATAACATGGAGATCAAGCTTTGATCATAGGTGGATCAATAGAGTTTGTGAGAGAGTTGTAGCAACTTCTACAATGCCTAGACTCACAAAAGCTTCAGATAATCCTCGGAGAAACCGGTAATAGGCAAATTGGGAACACAACCACGACAATGACTTCTTCTTCACCAATAACTTCAGTTGCTAACCCGCTAATTATTAGTGGAAATGTAACTGAACTAGAGGGTGGAGGAGGGCTTCGGGAAGAAACAGCAGAGAACAAGTCGTGCTTGGCTGATGTGGAGGTGGAGCTGCTGGTTTGatgccatgatcaagaagaagaccAAGACAACTGATTAAGACTATTGCTGCGGATCTTCACGATGCATGATTAACAGTTTTCATGATTTTTAGTTTGCTAAACTATGTTTCAAATTTTCCCGTTTCAATAACTAATCTCCTTTTCCATAAGTTGCCTACTTAGCTATTAGAAGCTTAAGTGAAAACATCATCAAAgataacaaattaaatattaaaaacaacaaatatttaCCATATATACAATGAAATATgatacactaacaaaatacagaCAAGTTATTACTAAAAGtacaatacaaaattaaggaTTGCTTAACAGACAAGTTATTactacaaacacacaaacataaCAAAAAAGACATACTAATTTTCCAGGGCAACAAGTCCACATATGATTCACAATTCTCTTCAAAAGGAAATAACACAATGTTTAAATTATGCGCGTAGCGTGGACCAATCCTAGGCCATAACAATCCTAGGCTGTGatctatataattatataaatgtatattttcattcatttttcACATTATCTAAATTAATaggttttaaaaatgtataaaaaaatatcaacacattcataaacaaatatataagaatgAAAAATAGTTCATAATTTGTATTGAGTTTCAACTGTAGTGacaagtatttttattttacttactttaataataaagatataACAAACactaaagataaaaataattacattaatgaaaatataaaatctttttattaatttatcaaaccttTGATTTCTAAtaagaacaaaagaaacaatagaaaaaaattaaattatttttagtttagagTAAACTGCATATTTTTACACGTATATAATGAAAATACAATTTATCTTCTAATTGATCTTCACTTGCTTAAATGAGATTAATTTATGGCAAAGATAAGTTAATAACAACATCAATTACAATGGATAAAAGAACTTCATGCTTGGCCATACTTTGCGACGGAAatggagaggatagagacgctACAAATATGCTTGACTTCAAGTTCCACGAGTGCGCAATCAGATTTTAGACTTTTAGCTAAAACTGCTAGATCCTTTCATAAAGAGTtacattttattggttgttctattccggtctggttacccataCCACTTcaaatttgagtaatagaatggtcTTTTGAcgtaaacaaaaacaagagaaattttccaaaacagaacaaaaaaatagcATGGTTGTCCATTCGGTATAATACCATCATTAAGTTGTCcctttagtatattttttttcataatagcAAAACTAACCCTTGATTAATcaatataaatacattaaacaCAATTTAAAAGCTTAACAGAactttaaaaagtttaataaaaaggaaaacaatgttttaatttaaaaattttatttttattaaaaaattttaataaagctAAAAAGTTCacaaactttttaaatttttttataaaaaacaaaaatatgtaagacgtttttaaaattaaaaagtttatttttttattaaaaggtttaacaaaaaaggaaaataacttttttcaaaaaaaagtttaataaaaaggaaaaaacgtTTTTGACAAGGTAAATCGACCTATACACATTTTAAGGAAGTTagaatatattttaagaatattttcttaactgaaaTTTCCTTAATTTTcgcaaaaaaacatgttttcttatccgtagaagaCACCTTCTACACTGTGTAGAACAATGACAAAAATTAAGAATGCAATTTCTACCTCATGTAGACGTACGAGTGTTTAGATTTCGTATTCCGAGAAGTTTAGAATATTTCATAAAAGTAGAAACTGCATTATGGAGAAAAGTAGATATCTTTATAAATAGAAGAATTCGCATTCtccatatttagaattttaattaaaagtaaattgtTCGTTCTGAAAAAAGTAGTTGAACTTGTATAATATAGAATTCGTTTTCTACTAACTCATTTTCTGTAGAAGATAAAATCTACTTTTAGTagaacatattttaaattttttatttattgagtTTTTCAGCTAAACGAAAATACCATTTTATGTATATgggtgttttattaattttttatatttttaataatttttttgattcatgaaactatttatttcattaagttTCAGAAATGGAAAGGGCAAAAGGAgacaaaatggaaaaaaaatggttttataccaaaaagaCAACCATGCTATTTTTTGTTCTGTTATGGGAATTTTCCCAAAAAACAACATCAATTACAATAATTgatattaaaacaattattttgtaTCATTTACTAATAAGTGTCTCAAATTGATATCATTTGTTTTCAAactatttatgtaatattatgtgatctttttttttgtagtgttatCATACAAATTTCTTGcaaatctactctattaaaatagaatcctattttttatctaccatacaCAAGTCTATATTAGACCATTCATTAGAAATTTAACTAAACATCATAAAATTACTCCTATATAATATTctcctaacaaaaaaaatatacatttaaacaataacatttctaaaaaaagataaataaattcTCATTAGGTAATTATCATTTGAgtgtttatcatatttaatatcgatcatattctatatatttcagtaactaattttaaaattaaatagtatagtctaattatttttaaattatcaaattaaatttttatataaaacaaaataaataatattttattggttttaacattttatgcttgatatttttagtaaaaataaaaatattaaactgaaatataatatattaaataaaataatattataaaataaatttattcacataaaaatatttcaagaataaaaatttctaaacaaagaagttaataattttttttattatttcatataaaactaatgttttaaattaaactattaatattgatgttgcattttaaataaataaacaaaaatacttcATTAATATATCATTTGTACAATATCATcaaacaaatttcaacaaataaaaattttaaaaataaaaattatatacataaaattgatattaaatatatatctttataacatattttaaattttaaaagttaatttaaaaatataattatatccGCACGGATGTGCGGGTTAATATCTAGTTCGAACTCAAAAtacaaatcacaaaatcatacaaaaagtAATAACGTAAATCACAAGTAAAGTATATCCCGTCTTTAGGGCGAGTCGACcctagtaaaaatatataatagtcaTAGAATCAATTATTtgactttttgtatttttaagataaaataaatc
The Brassica napus cultivar Da-Ae chromosome A1, Da-Ae, whole genome shotgun sequence DNA segment above includes these coding regions:
- the LOC106434076 gene encoding uncharacterized protein At1g43920, Chloroplastic-like gives rise to the protein MMSSGCEDSSVNAMGIRGIPEKCECGRSTAIYTSKSKQNPGRTFFRCPTFRNVNHLYKWVDEAVYEEVQDALPKIECFASDLMKIKMEIESFKTAEEELKEDVRKASSELKKLNVIMKVGFVMVFLSIIACLVLIMFDKANGLSLNSY